TGGAACGCGCCCTGGGCGTGACCCTCGCCGCGGCCGGGCGCTCCGACCTGCGGGTGGCCCGGCACATGAACAACCTGGGCCTGGTGCGCCTGCGGCTGGAGGAGACCGAGGCCGGGCTGTCCATGCTGGAACGCGCCCGGTCCATCGCCGAGCAGGAGAACTCCGCCGGCCCGGAACTGGCCGCCGTGCTGAGCAACCTGGCCAGGGCGCGGCTGCTGGCCGGCGACGCCGACGGCGCCCGGCAGATCCTGTCCCGGGCCACGCAGCTGGCCGAGCGGCTCGACCGGGTGCGCCGCCCGGAGTCGGCGGCCTACACCAACAACCTCGCGGTGCTGCTGTCGGCGCACCTCGACCTGCCGATCGCCGCCCGCCCCCTGGCCCGCGAGGCGCTGCGGCTGGGGGAGAGCAGCGGGCACGGCGTCATCGACACCTACCTGCGCAACCTGGCCGTGGTGATGCGGGCCCTCGGCGAGGAGGAGACCGCCCGCGACCTGGAAGCCCGTGCGGTGCGCCAGATCTCGTAGCCTCAGGCGACCGGCCGGTCGGTGCCCGGGATCCGCAGCGTCACCAGCGTCCCCCCGCCCTCCGGCGTCGTCCAGGTCAGCCGGGCGCCCAGCGAGTCGGCCCGCTCACGCATCCCGATCCGCCCGAACGACGTGCCCGCCGGGTCCACCGGCTCGTCGTCGCCGATGCCCACCCCGTCGTCCCGCACCGTGACCACGATGTGCTGGCCCTCGCGCCCCGCCCGCACCACCACCGTGCGGCACGCCGCGTGGTGCAGCGCGTTGGCCAGCGCCTCCTGCACGATCCGGTAGATCGCCACCTGGGTGTCGGGCGGCAGGTCGGCGGGCAGGCCGGCGACGTCGTGAGTGACCGTGACGCCGGTGGTCCCGTCCGGTGTGCCCGGCACCTGACTGCGCCGGGCCAGGTCCTGCACCGCGGCCGTCAGGCCCAGCGCGTCCAGGGCCAGCGGCCGCATCTGGGTGATCAGGTGCCGCAGCACCCCGATCTGCTCGTGCACCATGTCCCGCGCGTCCTGCACTCCGGCGGCCAGCTTCTCCGGGTCCTGCGTGCGCGAGAGCCCGGCCAGCCACAGCTCCAGCGCGGCCAGGTCCTGCAACGTCTGGTCGTGCAGTTCCTGTGCCCAGTGCCGCCGTTCGGCCTCCTGCCCCTGGAACCGCGCCCGCAGCTGCCGCACCCGCCGCGCGTCGGTGGCCAGCCCGGCCTCCCGGATCGCCAGCGCCGCCGTGACCAGCAACAGCACCGACGGCACCAGCAACAGCAGCAGCACCGGCTGGTCGCGGCCGGTCACGTGCCACAGACCCAGCACCGCCGGCACCGCCCCGAGCCCGGCCGCCCCCAGCAGCCAGGCCCGCACCGTGCGCCGCGTGTCCGGTTCCACCCGCGTCCTCACGTCAGCAACCCCAGACGCCGTGCGGCGTCCACCAGTTCGGACCGGTGGTGCGCGCCCAGCCGCGCCCGCAGACCCGCCCGGTGCGCCTCCACCGTGCGCAGGCTGATGAACAGCTCGTGCGCGATCTCCGCGTTCGTGTGCCCCCGCGCCAGCAACCGCAGCACGTCACGCTCGCGCTCGCTGAGCCCCCCGGCGACCGGCTCGGCCCGCAGCAGCTGCGCGCCCAGCTGCGGCTGGAGGTAGGTGTCGCCGGCCATCACCACCTCGATCGCCCGGATCAGCTCGGCCGCCGCGGCGTCTTTCAGCAGGTAGCCGTGTGCGCCCCGGCCCAGCGCCTCGCGGGCGAAACCGGGATCGTCGTGCATGGTGAGCACCAGGATGCGCGGCGCCGACGGCAGCCCGAGCAGGGTCGGCACGGCGTCCAGGCCGTTCTCCCGGCCCAGCGCGATGTCGAGCACCACCAGGTCGGGTGAGGCCCCCACCACCGTGCCCGCCACCTTGTCCAGGTTGCCGCACTCACCCACGACGTGGCAACGCGGATCGGCCTCCAGCAGTGCCCTCAGGCCGGTGCGCACCATCGTGTGGTCGTCCGCGAGCACGATGCGCCAGGCCGGGGCTTCACTCATCCCGCCAGCGTAGATCCAGGTCTGCGGCAAACCCGCAACACCTTGCGGGTCAATGGCGAGGGCAACGCGACCGGCGCGGCCGATGATCGGAGGGCGTCTTCGCAGCTGAGTCCCGGGAGGCGCCTGGACGGCCGGAATCGGCCGACCGCACAACGGGGTACGGGTACGGGACTCCCCGGCACCGGAGGAACACCATGAGCCACCGTCACCAGCCTGCCACCACCACCCACACCCTCGAACTCGACCAGGTGCGTGAGATCGCCCGGCGTCTGGGCCGGCCCGGCCACGCGCCGGTCACCGCGGGCACGCTCGGCCTCGCCGGGGCGCCCGCCGGCGTCCCCCTGGCCTTCGCCACCACCATGTTCGGGCTGGGCACCCCGCACGGCACCACCCTCGGCGCACAGGCCGTGCTGCGCTCGATCACGGCCGAGGGATCACCCGAGTTCCCCTACGTGCAGGGGCATTTCCTGGACGACGGGCAAGAACGCGTGATCGAGCTGCACTCCCAGGTCCTGCACCAGCTGTGCCTGCGGATGGGCCTGAGCCAGTGCTGGGGCACCGACGCCGTGCTGACCGGCAGCAGTATCCGCTGACGTCCCCGCTCCTGCCGGTCAGGGGAGCCGGCGGAAGTCGTGCCCGGCGGCCAGCCGGCGTTCCAGCAGTTCCCGTAGGGACATGCTCTCGCCGTCGCGGGCGCCCCGGCCCACCGCCAGAGGTGGTGGTGTCGGGGCGATCCGCACCCCGCGCAGCCGTGCCGTCAGCCCGGCCGGGGCGATGAGCAGGTAGAACTCGCCGTCCTCGCCCACCGCCTGCGGACCGCGGGCCTGGAGGTACCAGCCGCTCAGCCCGGTGCGGTAGCCGCCGGACCCGTTGTACGCCCGGGCCTTCAGCGGTTCGGGCGGCAGTCCCAGCTCGCGCGCCCGGGCCAGGAACCCGGCCACCAGTTCCCGCGCCCGCTGCGACTCCGCGGCCTCGCTGCGCCGGCGGGCCCGGTCGTGCGCCTCGAAGGCCTCGCGGCGGCGGGCGGGCCAGTCGGTGGCGGTGTCGACGGGCTTGGAGTCGGGGCTGGTTCCGGCAGCAGGGTCGGAGCTGTGGCCGTGGCTGGGGACAGGGCTGGTGCTGGAACCGGCGTCGGAGTGGGTGCTGGGGTCCGTGCCCAGGTGCGTGCCGGCCTCGGAGTTGGTGCCGGCGGCGTGGTCGGTGCCCGGGCCGAGGTGGGGATCGGAGTCGGTGCCCGTGCTGGAGCCGCCCGGGGTGCCGGCGATGGAGTCCGGGCCGATGTCCGTGCTGGTGCTGGTTTCGGGGGCGGAATCGGCGGCCGGTTCCGGTGGGGTTGATTCCAGTGAGGCCGGTTCCCGGGCGGCTGTTTGCAGCGAGACCGGTTCCAGCGAGACCGGTTCCAGCGAGACCGGTTCCGGTGAGGCTGGTTCTGGTGAAACTGTTTCTGGTGAGGCTGGTTCCGGGGTGGCTGAGGTGGGCGGGGCCGGTTCCGGAGTGGTCTGGCCGGTGGCGGTGATGCGCGGTGTGGGTGCGGGTGCAGGCCGGTCCTCGTCGTCCGTGTGCATGGGGGCACCGTACGACTCGCCGGGCCGATGGCGTGAGGCGGCGTCCCACCCCGCACTCCGGGTCTGGACTTCCCACCGGCACCTCCTCGTTCGTCATGTCCCCACCGAACCTGAGTCCACTCCAGCGTGTGCCCATCAATGTGGCCATCAACCTGGCCCGCCAGACCTGGCCCGCCCCACGCCTGGCCCGCCCCACGCCTGGCCCGCCAGATCCGGCCCGCCCGGCGCGCATTCGCTCGGCCGGGCCGGATCACCGCGTCGTCCACCGTAAGTTTCTTTCTGGTTACGTCCTGCGGTATTTGCCCCGCTTGGATGCGCTGAGTGCCAATGATTGCACTCTGAGTTCCATGGGGTGCGGGATCTGGGACGGCATGCGGGGGCAACGATGGGAGACCGGACGGCGCTGGAGCGGCGCCAGGGCACGTTCAGGCTGCTCGACGCCCTGATCGGGCTGCCGGTGGTGCGGGGTCGTCGCACGCCGGTGTCACCGCCGGTCCTGGTGGTGAGCGACTGGCGCGGGGGCGGCAAGACGGCGGTCCTTGAGTGGCTGTCCGAGGTGCTGGAGGCACGCCGGATTCCTTTCGCACAGCTGGATCTCGCGCGCAACCGGCCGGCCACGGAGCGGGAGATCGTGTTCGCGGCGGCCTACCAGGTCAGCCGGGACTGGGGGCGTCCCTACCGGAACATCGGGTTCGCCCGGCTCGGCACCGTGCGCCAGGTGATGGACATGACCCTGAGCGTCGACCCGCAGGCCGACCGCAAGGGCGCCCGCGGCGAGATCGAGCGCAAGCTCCAGAGCAACCGCCTGCCGATGAGCGTGCTGCGGGGCGAGTTCGCCGACGCGGCGGGGGCTCTGGTCGGCAAGGCGGTGCGGGGGCTGGGGCCGCTGGGCCCGTTCGCCGACCTGATCATGGCCGTCGCCCGTCTGGTGCCGGAATGGCTGCTGGGCCGGCTGCGCGGGTTCCGGCTGGGCCGTCAGGTCGTGCTCGGCCGGCGCTACACCTGGTTCGACGCGCGCACGGCCGGCCGCGGGCCGGGCCATCCCGCGGACGTGCTCGTCGACCTCTACCAGCGCACCCGGCCCGCGGTGCGCAACCGCACCGACAACGTCGAGCACGTGGACAAGCTGGTGCGCGAGGCCTTCCTGGCCGACCTGACCGAGCACTTCTCCGGCCGCCGGGCCCGCCGCCTGCTGGCCTACGGCTGCGTGCTGATGCTCGACAACGCCGACGACCTCACCGGCCGTCGGTTCGTCACCGACCTGGCCGAGACGCTGAGCGCCTCGACGCCGCTGACCCCGCTGACGGTCGTGGTCACCGACCACGGTGAGAACGCCTACGGCGAGGGCGTGATCGACCTCGGGTCGGACGCCGACGAGAAGCCGTGGCAGCCGCGGCCCACCCGCCCGCAGGACCCGGACACGCGGATCGGGCTGCGGCGGCTGGCCGCGCTGGAGCGGCCGGACGTCGGGGTGGTCCTGGAGCAGGAGGGCGTGCCCGGCGGCGGTACCCGGGTGACCCACCGGCTGATGCACGAGCTGACGGACGGGCACCCGCTCGGCACCCGCCGGGTGGCCGAGGCGCTGCACCGGGCCTCGGCCCGCGACGGCGGCGGCTCCTGGGACCCGGAACATCTGGGATGGCCGC
Above is a genomic segment from Kineosporia corallincola containing:
- a CDS encoding tetratricopeptide repeat protein, giving the protein MGDTAEILRIHQGAASTLPRAVAVLLLDVWDAADERPLTSRVLVEVHEPGLPAHPRVVLRGNGVAFAMFLRQDGSRVRSLAARAVALTEQAVGAEHPYAATQLGHLAVALTRVGEWSEAAELLERALGVTLAAAGRSDLRVARHMNNLGLVRLRLEETEAGLSMLERARSIAEQENSAGPELAAVLSNLARARLLAGDADGARQILSRATQLAERLDRVRRPESAAYTNNLAVLLSAHLDLPIAARPLAREALRLGESSGHGVIDTYLRNLAVVMRALGEEETARDLEARAVRQIS
- a CDS encoding response regulator, whose amino-acid sequence is MSEAPAWRIVLADDHTMVRTGLRALLEADPRCHVVGECGNLDKVAGTVVGASPDLVVLDIALGRENGLDAVPTLLGLPSAPRILVLTMHDDPGFAREALGRGAHGYLLKDAAAAELIRAIEVVMAGDTYLQPQLGAQLLRAEPVAGGLSERERDVLRLLARGHTNAEIAHELFISLRTVEAHRAGLRARLGAHHRSELVDAARRLGLLT
- a CDS encoding sensor histidine kinase, which translates into the protein MEPDTRRTVRAWLLGAAGLGAVPAVLGLWHVTGRDQPVLLLLLVPSVLLLVTAALAIREAGLATDARRVRQLRARFQGQEAERRHWAQELHDQTLQDLAALELWLAGLSRTQDPEKLAAGVQDARDMVHEQIGVLRHLITQMRPLALDALGLTAAVQDLARRSQVPGTPDGTTGVTVTHDVAGLPADLPPDTQVAIYRIVQEALANALHHAACRTVVVRAGREGQHIVVTVRDDGVGIGDDEPVDPAGTSFGRIGMRERADSLGARLTWTTPEGGGTLVTLRIPGTDRPVA